A genomic window from Diospyros lotus cultivar Yz01 chromosome 2, ASM1463336v1, whole genome shotgun sequence includes:
- the LOC127794509 gene encoding uncharacterized protein LOC127794509: protein MGCTGSRDKGDENIKKIRKPKPWKHSEAITRAQLIQMREEFWDTAPHYGGQKEIWDALRAAAEADLSLAQAIVDSAGVIVQAPDLTICYDERGAKYELPKYVLSEPTNLMLES from the exons aaaatattaagaaaataagaaagccAAAGCCTTGGAAGCATTCAGAAGCAATAACAAGAGCACAACTCATACAGATGCGTGAGGAGTTCTGGGACACTGCTCCACACTATGGTGGCCAAAAAG AGATTTGGGATGCACTTCGAGCAGCTGCGGAGGCTGATTTAAGCCTTGCTCAAGCAATTGTGGACAGTGCTGGTGTCATTGTTCAAGCCCCAGACTTGACAATTTGCTATGATGAGAGAG GTGCAAAATATGAGTTGCCCAAGTATGTCTTGAGTGAACCAACCAACTTGATGCTTGAAAGTTGA